One genomic segment of Acomys russatus chromosome 6, mAcoRus1.1, whole genome shotgun sequence includes these proteins:
- the Hnrnpu gene encoding heterogeneous nuclear ribonucleoprotein U, translated as MSSSPVNVKKLKVSELKEELKKRRLSDKGLKADLMDRLQAALDNEAGGRPAMEPGNGSLDLGGDAAGRSGAGLEQEAAAGAEDEEEEEGIAALDGDQMDLGEENGAEGAADAGAMEEEEAASEDENGDDQGFQEGEDELGDEEEGAGDENGHGEEQSQPPAAAQQPSQQRGAGKEAAGKSSGPTSLFAVTVAPPGARQGQQQAGGDGKTEQKGGDKKRGVKRPREDHGRGYFEYIEENKYSRAKSPQPPVEEEDEHFDDTVVCLDTYNCDLHFKISRDRLSASSLTMESFAFLWAGGRASYGVSKGKVCFEMKVTEKIPVRHLYTKDIDIHEVRIGWSLTTSGMLLGEEEFSYGYSLKGIKTCNCETEDYGEKFDENDVITCFANFETDEVELSYAKNGQDLGVAFKISKEVLADRPLFPHVLCHNCAVEFNFGQKEKPYFPIPEDCTFIQNVPLEDRVRGPKGPDEKKDCEVVMMIGLPGAGKTTWVTKHAAENPGKYNILGTNTIMDKMMVAGFKKQMADTGKLNTLLQRAPQCLGKFIEIAARKKRNFILDQTNVSAAAQRRKMCLFAGFQRKAVVVCPKDEDYKQRTQKKAEVEGKDLPEHAVLKMKGNFTLPEVAECFDEITYVELQKEEAQKLLEQYKEESKKALPPEKKQNTGSKKSNKNKSGKNQFNRGGGHRGRGGFNMRGGNFRGGAPGNRGGYNRRGNMPQRGGGGGSGGIGYPYPRGPVFPGRGGYSNRGNYNRGGMPNRGNYNQNFRGRGNNRGYKNQSQGYNQWQQGQFWGQKPWSQHYHQGYY; from the exons ATGAGTTCTTCGCCTGTTAATGTCAAGAAGCTGAAGGTGTCGGAGCTGAAGGAGGAGCTCAAGAAGCGGCGCCTCTCCGACAAGGGCCTCAAGGCCGATCTCATGGATCGACTCCAGGCCGCGCTGGACAACGAGGCAGGAGGCCGCCCCGCCATGGAGCCCGGGAACGGCAGCCTCGACCTGGGTGGCGATGCCGCCGGGCGCTCCGGAGCAGGCCTAGAGCAGGAGGCCGCGGCCGGCGccgaagatgaggaggaggaggagggcatcgCCGCTCTGGACGGCGACCAGATGGATCTGGGCGAGGAGAACGGAGCGGAGGGGGCGGCTGACGCTGGCgcgatggaagaggaggaggcggcgTCGGAAGACGAGAACGGCGATGACCAGGGCTTCCAGGAGGGGGAAGACGAGCTCGGCGACGAGGAGGAGGGCGCGGGCGACGAGAACGGCCACGGGGAGGAGCAGTCCCAACCGCCGGCGGCGGCGCAGCAGCCCTCCCAGCAGCGCGGGGCTGGCAAGGAGGCCGCGGGGAAAAGCAGCGGCCCCACCTCGCTCTTCGCGGTGACGGTGGCGCCGCCCGGGGCGAGGCAGGGCCAACAGCAGGCGGGAG GAGACggcaaaacagaacagaaaggcgGAGATAAAAAGAGAGGTGTTAAAAGACCCCGAGAAGATCATGGCCGAGGgtattttgaatatattgaaGAAAACAAGTACAGCAG AGCCAAGTCTCCTCAGCCACCTGTTGAAGAAGAAGACGAACACTTCGATGACACAGTGGTTTGTCTTGATACTT ATAATTGtgatctgcattttaaaatatcaagagaCCGCCTCAGTGCTTCTTCCCTTACTATGGagagttttgcttttctttgggcTGGAGGAAGAGCATCTTACGGTGTATCAAAGGGCAAAGTCTGTTTTGAGATGAAG gtaaCAGAGAAGATCCCAGTAAGGCATTTGTATACAAAAGACATTGACATACATGAAGTTCGGATCGGCTGGTCACTAACCACCAGTGGGATGTTGCTCG gcGAAGAAGAATTTTCCTATGGATATTCTCTGAAAGGAATAAAAACCTGCAACTGTGAGACAGAAGATTATGGAGAGAAGTTTGATGAAAATGATGTGATTACATGTTTTGCT AACTTTGAAACGGATGAAGTTGAACTCTCCTATGCAAAGAATGGACAAGATCTTGGTGTTGCCTTCAAGATCAGTAAGGAAGTCCTTGCCGACCGGCCACTGTTCCCACATGTTCTCTGCCACAACTGTGCAGTTGAATTTAATTTTGGTCAGAAGGAAAAGCCATACTTTCCAATACCCGAAGACTGTACTTTTATCCAAAATGTCCCCTTAGAGGACCGAGTTAGAGGACCAAAGGGACCTGATGAGAAGAAGGATTGTGAA GTTGTAATGATGATTGGCTTGCCAGGAGCTGGGAAAACTACCTGGGTTACTAAGCATGCAGCTGAAAACCCTGGGAAGTATAACATTCTTGGAACAAATACCATTATGGATAAAATGATG GTTGCTGGTTTTAAGAAGCAGATGGCAGATACTGGAAAGCTGAATACACTGTTGCAGAGAGCTCCACAGTGTCTTGGAAAGTTTATCGAGATTGCTGCCCGCAAGAAGCGAAATTTTATTTTGGATCAG ACAAATGTGTCTGCAGCTGCCCAGAGGAGAAAAATGTGCCTGTTTGCAGGCTTCCAGCGGAAAGCTGTTGTAGTTTGCCCAAAAGATGAAGACTATaagcagaggacacagaagaaagcagaagtaGAAGGGAAAGACCTTCCAGAACATGCTGTCCTTAAGATGAAAG GAAACTTCACCCTGCCAGAGGTAGCTGAATGCTTTGATGAAATAACCTATGTTGAGCTTCAGAAGGAAGAAGCCCAAAAGCTTTTGGAGcaatataaagaagaaagcaaaaaggcACTTCCGccagaaaagaagcaaaacactGGCTCAAAGAAGAGCAATAAAAACAAGAGTGGCAAGAACCAATTCAACAGAGGCGGTGGCCATAGAGGACGTGGAGGATTCAACATGCGAGGTGGCAATTTTAGAGGAGGAG CTCCTGGGAACCGTGGCGGATATAACAGGAGAGGCAACATGCCACAGAGAGGTGGCGGTGGTGGAAGCGGTGGAATTGGCTATCCATATCCTCGTGGTCCTGTGTTTCCTGGCAGAGGTGGTTACTCAAACAGAGGGAATTATAACAGAGGTGGAATGCCCAACAGAGGGAACTATAACCAG AACTTCAGAGGACGAGGAAACAATCGTGGCTACAAAAATCAATCTCAGGGCTACAACCAGTGGCAGCAGGGT CAATTCTGGGGTCAGAAGCCATGGAGTCAGCATTATCACCAAGGATATTATTGA